The Flavobacterium jumunjinense genome includes a region encoding these proteins:
- a CDS encoding alpha/beta fold hydrolase — protein MKLTTYKNSKIHYTDSGKGKAVIFLHGFLENSKMWNALVPELIQKNRVICIDLLGHGQTECLSYVHTMEDMADVVHHVVQELDLEEVILVGHSMGGYVALAFAELYPEMMKGLVLVNSTAKEDSPERKANRDRAILAVKQNHKAAISMSISNLFSEENRDRLSQEIEWARNEALQTSLQGIVAAQEGMKTRSDREILLHTTSYPKTIILGKKDPVLNYEDNKTQVTNTNTELITFNDGHMSHFENKEELLVVLQSFFKKV, from the coding sequence ATGAAATTAACCACATATAAAAATAGTAAGATTCATTATACTGATTCTGGAAAAGGAAAGGCAGTTATTTTTTTGCATGGTTTTCTAGAAAACAGTAAAATGTGGAATGCTTTGGTTCCAGAGTTAATTCAAAAAAACAGAGTCATTTGTATTGATTTATTAGGACATGGCCAAACAGAATGTTTAAGTTATGTACATACTATGGAAGATATGGCTGATGTAGTGCATCATGTTGTTCAAGAATTAGATTTAGAAGAGGTAATTTTGGTAGGTCATTCTATGGGTGGTTATGTTGCTTTGGCATTTGCAGAATTATATCCTGAAATGATGAAGGGTTTGGTATTGGTAAACTCTACAGCAAAAGAAGACAGTCCAGAACGAAAAGCAAACAGAGATCGCGCTATTTTAGCGGTAAAACAAAATCACAAAGCAGCCATTAGCATGTCGATTTCGAATTTATTTAGCGAAGAAAACAGAGACCGATTGTCTCAAGAAATTGAATGGGCTAGGAACGAAGCTTTACAAACCTCATTACAGGGTATTGTTGCTGCTCAAGAAGGCATGAAAACAAGAAGCGACAGAGAAATACTTTTACACACCACTTCTTATCCTAAAACGATTATTTTAGGCAAAAAAGATCCTGTTTTAAATTATGAAGACAATAAAACACAAGTTACAAACACAAATACTGAATTAATCACTTTTAATGATGGTCACATGAGTCATTTTGAGAACAAAGAAGAGTTGCTTGTTGTGCTACAATCTTTCTTTAAAAAGGTGTAA
- a CDS encoding mechanosensitive ion channel family protein, protein MDKIIEKLQFYYNVIVENAFTFFTGLAILLLGFWIANFIKVFTQKHIKTRVKNTLSGLFIAQILSIVIKIFVIMLCLDLIGFQNITTKILAGAGILTFVVGFAFKDIGENFLAGMLLAFKSPFKENDLIETEKLIGYVKELRIRETVIKTTDGKDVFIPNSQILKTPLINYTIDGFLRNDFIIGIDYGSNVNDAIALIIETVSKVDGVLIKEKKPTVIVDEFAASTINLKIFFWLDTFKSASKSYHLSVRTNVMKSVLSSLVDKGFSLPSEIIEIKQYGK, encoded by the coding sequence ATGGATAAAATTATTGAAAAATTACAGTTTTATTATAATGTGATTGTTGAAAACGCTTTCACATTTTTTACTGGATTAGCGATTCTGTTATTGGGTTTTTGGATTGCTAATTTTATTAAGGTTTTTACCCAAAAACATATTAAAACACGTGTTAAGAATACTTTGTCTGGATTGTTTATTGCACAAATTTTAAGTATTGTAATCAAGATATTTGTTATAATGCTTTGTCTAGATTTAATCGGTTTTCAAAATATTACGACTAAGATTTTAGCTGGAGCAGGAATATTAACCTTTGTAGTTGGGTTTGCTTTTAAAGATATTGGCGAGAATTTTTTAGCTGGAATGTTATTAGCTTTCAAAAGTCCGTTTAAGGAAAATGACTTAATTGAAACTGAAAAATTGATTGGTTATGTGAAAGAATTACGCATAAGGGAAACCGTAATTAAAACGACAGATGGTAAAGATGTTTTCATTCCGAATTCTCAAATTTTGAAAACACCACTTATTAATTATACAATTGATGGCTTTTTAAGAAACGACTTTATAATTGGAATTGACTATGGGAGCAATGTTAATGACGCTATTGCATTAATTATTGAAACGGTTTCAAAAGTTGATGGTGTTTTAATCAAAGAAAAAAAACCTACAGTAATTGTTGATGAATTTGCTGCAAGCACTATCAATCTAAAAATATTTTTTTGGTTAGATACGTTTAAAAGTGCTTCAAAAAGTTATCATTTAAGTGTAAGAACAAACGTAATGAAAAGTGTTTTGTCTAGTTTGGTAGATAAAGGTTTCTCACTTCCTTCTGAAATTATTGAAATTAAACAATACGGGAAATAA
- a CDS encoding PD-(D/E)XK nuclease family protein, producing the protein MNNESFLDKLSKQIIANYNEELQNVIVVLPNKRAKVFLLDSLNKFTTKTMFAPQITSIEDLIQEISGIRVVDSIELLFEFYEVYLSITKKEAQQTFDVFSNWAKTLIQDFNEIDRYLLEPNHVFSYLKDIEALKRWDLEPSDTTELIDNHLDFWRKIPEYYTAFYDYLKNKKIGYQGLIYRESVNRIIDYSNNLGEKKLVFAGFNALNQAEEKIILHLMTNDNAQVYWDIDGFFINNYYHDAGLFIRKFKTQWKSYFSQSFEWISEDFQQEKRINIIGTPKTVGQAKIAGKIIEDLNAENKNNNKTAIVLGDENLLIPILYALPNSVDSLNITMGYSGKNNPAQLLINKLFKLHSSAIKRHASNYTFYYKEVLEILNHPLVEPYLGVSEVIQTIHNNNFTFFSSETLFRLKNEKYPNVENEYFDLLFSKWDGDVVEVLNKIATILLKVKKFLSDEEEQEKVSKSFIYAVYKVINKLINYCDTYKRINSLESLYEMYKQVIDVAEVSFEGEPLTGLQIMGVLESRVLDFDNVIITSVNEGKFPSGKTQNSFIPYDVKRELGLPTYKEKDAIYSYHFYHLLFRAKNVYILYNTDNEGIDAGEKSRFITQLEIEKQRNHTITHEIYNAVLPEKAYSIIRVPKSEKLLERLKEIATIKGFSPSSLTAYIRNPIQFYFQRVLRINEMEEVEENIAINTLGTIIHEALEALYKPYINKFLSFEDLEEMVSRIESVTLEQFKLVYKEGEIKKGKNLLAFEVAKRNIYNFLQLEKKAVNDGDAIKIISLEEKLSTIIEDEKLPYPVKISGNVDRIEIRNNAIRIIDYKTGKVEANTLKVINFDGLTTIVKNEKIIQLLCYALMFKEKEEFLNHSIVAGIISFKNMKAGFMPFGLGRGKDVINEINEGILNDFKAELVNLILRILDAETPFKETL; encoded by the coding sequence ATGAATAATGAATCTTTCTTAGATAAACTTTCCAAGCAAATTATAGCAAACTATAATGAAGAATTGCAAAATGTTATTGTTGTTCTACCTAATAAAAGAGCTAAGGTTTTTTTATTAGATAGTCTTAATAAGTTTACAACAAAAACAATGTTTGCACCTCAAATTACCAGTATTGAAGACTTAATACAGGAAATTTCAGGCATAAGAGTTGTAGATTCGATAGAATTACTTTTTGAGTTTTATGAAGTTTACCTGTCTATAACCAAAAAGGAAGCTCAACAAACATTTGATGTTTTTTCTAATTGGGCAAAAACTTTAATTCAAGATTTTAATGAAATTGATCGTTACCTTTTAGAACCTAATCATGTTTTTTCTTATTTAAAAGACATTGAAGCTTTAAAACGTTGGGATTTAGAACCATCTGATACTACCGAATTAATAGATAATCATCTGGATTTTTGGAGAAAAATTCCAGAATATTATACAGCATTCTATGATTATTTAAAGAATAAGAAGATTGGTTACCAAGGTTTAATTTATAGAGAGTCAGTAAACAGAATTATTGATTATTCAAATAATTTAGGTGAAAAAAAGTTAGTCTTTGCAGGTTTTAATGCTTTAAACCAAGCCGAAGAAAAAATAATTTTGCATTTAATGACTAATGATAATGCACAGGTTTATTGGGATATTGATGGATTTTTTATAAACAACTATTATCATGATGCTGGTTTGTTTATTCGAAAGTTTAAAACACAATGGAAGAGTTATTTTTCTCAATCTTTCGAATGGATTTCTGAAGATTTTCAACAAGAAAAGAGAATTAATATAATCGGAACACCTAAAACAGTTGGGCAAGCAAAAATTGCAGGTAAAATAATTGAAGATTTAAACGCTGAGAATAAGAATAATAATAAAACAGCAATTGTATTGGGAGATGAAAATCTGCTAATTCCAATCTTATATGCTTTGCCAAATTCGGTTGATTCTTTGAATATTACGATGGGATATTCAGGGAAGAACAATCCTGCGCAGTTGTTAATTAATAAATTATTTAAATTGCATTCGAGTGCAATAAAAAGACATGCGTCTAATTATACATTCTATTATAAAGAAGTTCTGGAAATTTTAAATCATCCACTAGTTGAACCATACCTTGGTGTTAGTGAGGTGATTCAAACGATACATAATAATAATTTTACTTTTTTCTCATCAGAAACATTGTTTCGATTGAAAAATGAAAAATATCCAAATGTAGAAAATGAATATTTTGATTTATTATTCTCAAAGTGGGATGGAGATGTAGTTGAAGTACTTAATAAAATAGCAACGATACTTTTAAAAGTTAAAAAGTTTTTAAGTGATGAAGAAGAACAAGAGAAAGTTTCAAAATCATTTATTTACGCAGTTTATAAAGTAATTAATAAGCTTATTAATTATTGTGATACTTATAAACGAATAAATAGTTTAGAATCGCTTTATGAGATGTATAAGCAGGTGATAGATGTTGCTGAAGTATCTTTTGAAGGTGAACCTTTAACTGGTTTGCAAATAATGGGGGTGCTTGAAAGCAGGGTTTTGGATTTCGATAATGTTATCATTACTTCTGTAAATGAAGGTAAATTTCCTTCTGGTAAAACTCAAAACTCATTTATTCCTTACGACGTCAAACGTGAATTAGGATTGCCAACTTATAAAGAGAAAGATGCAATTTATAGTTATCATTTCTACCACTTGTTGTTTAGAGCTAAAAACGTATATATTCTTTATAATACAGATAATGAAGGTATTGATGCAGGAGAAAAAAGTAGATTTATTACTCAATTAGAAATCGAAAAGCAACGCAATCATACTATTACACATGAAATTTATAATGCAGTGCTTCCAGAAAAAGCATATAGTATTATACGTGTTCCTAAATCTGAAAAATTATTAGAAAGATTAAAGGAAATTGCTACTATAAAAGGTTTTTCTCCCTCTTCGTTAACAGCCTATATTAGAAATCCGATTCAGTTTTATTTTCAACGTGTTTTGAGAATTAACGAAATGGAAGAGGTTGAGGAAAATATTGCTATAAATACTTTAGGAACAATTATCCATGAAGCTTTGGAAGCACTTTATAAGCCTTATATAAATAAGTTTCTGAGTTTTGAAGATTTAGAAGAGATGGTTTCAAGAATTGAAAGTGTTACCTTGGAGCAATTCAAGTTGGTTTATAAAGAAGGTGAAATTAAAAAGGGGAAAAACCTTTTGGCTTTTGAGGTTGCTAAAAGAAACATTTATAATTTTCTTCAACTAGAGAAAAAGGCGGTTAATGATGGAGATGCAATTAAGATCATCTCTCTTGAAGAGAAATTGAGTACTATTATTGAAGACGAAAAACTACCGTATCCTGTTAAGATTTCAGGTAATGTGGATCGAATTGAAATTAGAAATAATGCGATACGTATTATTGATTATAAAACGGGTAAAGTAGAAGCAAATACTTTAAAAGTAATTAATTTTGATGGGTTAACGACCATTGTAAAGAATGAGAAAATTATCCAATTATTGTGTTATGCATTAATGTTTAAAGAAAAAGAAGAGTTTTTGAATCATTCGATAGTCGCAGGAATTATTTCGTTTAAAAACATGAAGGCTGGGTTTATGCCTTTTGGTTTGGGAAGAGGGAAAGATGTAATAAATGAAATTAATGAAGGAATTCTTAATGATTTTAAAGCTGAATTAGTCAATTTGATTCTTAGAATATTAGATGCAGAAACGCCTTTTAAAGAAACTTTATAA